A single genomic interval of Lathyrus oleraceus cultivar Zhongwan6 chromosome 7, CAAS_Psat_ZW6_1.0, whole genome shotgun sequence harbors:
- the LOC127101397 gene encoding translocon-associated protein subunit alpha, with protein sequence MASFNTVWIFSLALLLIASPFLQVVRCKSESSEAVETTESDIGIVGDDAQDFDGVGTFSAAPGIDTISVFPKNIAKLVTAGEDTELLVGVKNDGESGLNVVAIKASIHLPVDHRLYVQNLTAQVFNNGSVPASAQATFPYIFAVSKFLQPGSFDLVGTIIYEIDEHPYQSTFFNGTIEVVESGGFLSIESVFLVTLGASLLVLLGLWIQGQVQNLSKKSKRAPKVEVGTRSIDASTDEWLQGTAYTQSLSSKSKKKK encoded by the exons ATGGCCTCCTTCAACACCGTTTGGATTTTCTCTCTCGCTCTTCTCCTCATCGCTTCTCCTTTCCTCCAAG TTGTTAGGTGTAAGTCAGAATCAAGTGAAGCTGTGGAGACTACTGAAAGTGATATTGGCATTGTTGGTGATGATGCTCAAGACTTTGATGGAGTTGGAACCTTTTCTGCTGCTCCGGGGATTGATACTATAAGTGTGTTTCCTAAAAATATTGCAAAAT TGGTTACAGCTGGAGAAGACACCGAGCTGCTAGTTGGTGTTAAAAATGATG GCGAGTCTGGCTTGAATGTTGTTGCGATCAAGGCCAGTATTCACCTTCCTGTCGATCATCGTCTGTATGTTCAAAATCTTACTGCTCAG GTTTTCAACAATGGTTCTGTACCAGCCTCAGCCCAAGCTACTTTCCCATACATATTTGCAGTCAGTAAATTCTTGCAG CCTGGAAGTTTTGATCTTGTTGGCACTATTATCTACGAGATAGACGAGCATCCATACCAAAGCACCTTCTTTAATGGCACTATTGAAGTTGTTGAATCGGGTGGGTTTCTTAGCATCGAATCTGTTTTTCTTGTTACTCTTGGAGCTTCCCTCCTTGTCCTCTTGGGGCTATGGATTCAAGGTCAAGTACAAAACCTATCTAAG AAATCAAAGAGAGCTCCCAAAGTTGAAGTTGGAACTAGGTCTATAGATGCTTCGACGGACGAATGGCTACAG GGAACTGCATATACTCAGTCTCTTTCCAGCaaatcaaagaagaagaagtag